CCAAGGAAACCGATCATGCGCCCCATGTCACGACTGGTGTCTGTCCTGCCCGCCCTGCTGCTCTGCGCCTCCACCCAGGCGGAGTTCGCCGCGCCGTTCAACCTGCGCTGCGAATACCGGGTCAATCCGCTGGGCATTGACAGCATGCAGCCGCGTCTGGCCTGGAACCTCGGTTCCGCGCGGCGCGGTCAGTTGCAGTCGGCCTACCAGATACTGGCGGCGTCCTCACCGGAATTACTGGCGGAGGACAAGGGCGACCTGTGGGATTCGGGACAGGTGGACTCGGGCGACGCCATCCAGATTGCCTATGCGGGCGCCCCGCTGCGTTCTTACCAGCAATGCTGGTGGAAGGTCCGGGCGTGGAACCAGGACGGAAAACCTTCCCCCTGGAGCGAGCCCGCGCATTGGACCATGGGCGTGCTGGACCCGGCGGACTGGGCCGGGGCGCAGTGGGTGGGCATGAGCGAGGGCGAGGCGCCCCACCCGCTGACAGGGGAATTGAACGCTGCCGGTTGGATTTGGCACCCCGGAGACCACCCTGAGTCCTCCGCCAAACCGGGCACGGCCTTTTTCCGAAAGGCCTTTGACATGCCCGAAAGCGGCGGCAAGGCCCTTTGCCTGCTGGCGGCGGACAACCAGGCCACCCTTTTCCTGAACGGGAAGCGCGTGGGCGACTGGGGCAATTTCAGCACGGCGGGCGAGTTTGCCCTCACGGAGCACCTGCGGCCGGGCGGAAACGTGCTGGCCGTGTCGGTGCAGAACATGGGCGAGGGCCCGAACCCCGCAGGCCTGATGGCTGTGGTGCATGTGGAAACGGCGCAGGGCGGTATGATCGCCGCCTCCACGGACGGCACATGGAAGACTTCGGACATCACACAGTCCGGCTGGGAAAAGCCGAATTTTGATGATGCTTCCTGGGCCATGGCCCAGCACCTCGGCCCGAACGGCATGGAGCCGTGGAAGGCGGTGCGCCTCTCCGAGCCGCGCATTCTCCCCGCGCGGATGCTTCGCCGCGAATTTGACCTGGACCAGCCGGTGCGCCGCGCCGCGGTGTATTTTTCCGGACTGGGCCTCTCGGAGCTGTACCTGAACGGGGAGAAGGTGGGTGACGCGGTGCTCTCCCCCGGCTGCACGGAGTACGACAAGCGCGTGTTCTATGTCAGCCACGAGGTGACGGACCGGCTTAACGCCGGAAAGAACGCCCTGGGTGTGTGGCTGGGCAACGGGCGCTATTACGCCCCGCGCCTGACCGAGCCCACCAAAACGCTCACCTACGATTACCCGGCAATGCTCCTGCTGCTCCGCATGGAGATGGCGGACGGCAGCGTCCGCACCCTCGTGAGCGACCCGTCCTGGAAACTCACCGCGGACGGCCCCATCCGCGCGAACAACGAGTATGACGGCGAGGTGTACGACGCGCGGATGGAACTGCCCGGCTGGGCCGCGCCCGGCTTTGACGACGCCGCATGGCGCGCGGCGGAGGCCGCGGAGGCCCCCGGCGGGGTCCTTTCCGCCGAAATGATGGAGCCCATCCGCGTGACCGAACTGGTCACGCCCATAGCCCTCACGAATCCGGCGCCGGGCGTGTACATCTACGACATGGGCCAGAACATGGTGGGCTGGACCCGCATGACCGTGCGCGGCCCGAAAGGCGCCACCGTCCGCCAGCGCCACGCCGAGGTGCTCAAGGAGGACGGCACCCTCTACCTCGACAACATCCGGGGCGCAAAGGTCACCAACGAGTACACGCTGAAGGGGGAGGGCGTGGAGACCTACGAGCCGCGCTTCACCTACCACGGCTTCCGTTATCTGGAAATCACGGGGCATCCCGGCGAGCCGGTCCTCGCCGACATCACGGGCTGCGTGGTGCATGACGACGTGGCCCCGGCGGGCGCATTCCTCTGCTCGGACAAACTGGTGAACAGGATCGCGAAGAACATCCAGTGGGGCGTGCGCGGCAACTACCGCAGCATGCCCACGGACTGCCCCCAGCGCGACGAGCGCCAGGGCTGGCTGGGCGACCGTTCCGCCGAGTGCCAGGGCGAAACCTATCTCTATGACATTTCCGCGCTCTACGCGAAATGGGTCTGCGACATGGAGGACGGCCAAAAGGAAAGCGGCAGCGTCTCCGACGTGTGCCCGTCCTACTGGCCCCTGTACAACGACAACGTCACCTGGCCCAGCAGCTTCATCATCATCCCCTCCATGCTCCGGCGCCAGTACGGCGACACCCGCGCCGCCGAGCGCCATTATGACGGCATGAAGAAGTGGATCACCCACATGTCCGGCTACATTGTGGACGGCATCATGCCCCGTGACAACTACGGGGACTGGTGTGTGCCGCCGGAGGAGCAGCACCTCATCCACAGCAAGGACCCGGCCCGCAAGACCCCCGGCGACTTCCTGGCCACGGCGTATTTCATTTACGACCTGAACCTGATGGCGGGGTACGCAGGCGACCTGGGGGAAACGGCGGACGCGGACGCCTTCAAGGCGCAGGCCGCCGAGATGCTGGCCGCGTTCAACAAGAAGTTCCTCGACGAGAAAAACGCCAAATACGCCAACGGCACGGAGACCTCCTGCGTGCTGCCCCTGGCCTTCGGCCTCGTGCCGGAGAAGGTGCGCAAGCCCCTCTTTGACCGGCTGGTGACCAGTATCATGGACAAGGGCCAGGGCCACCTCTCCACCGGCCTCGTCGGCGGGCAGTGGCTCATGCGCGTCCTGAACGACAACGGGCGGCCCGACGTGGCCTGGACTCTGGCCAGCCAGAGTACCTATCCCAGTTGGGGTTACATGGTCGGCAAAAACGCCACCACCATCTGGGAGCTGTGGAACGGCGACACCGCGGACCCCGCCATGAACTCGCACAACCACGTCATGCTCGTCGGCGACCTCAACATCTGGCTCTACGAGCACGTCGCGGGCATCCGCCCCGCCGCGCCGGGTTTCAAGCGCCTGCTCCTTGATCCCGTGGCGCCGGAGGGGCTGGACTTCGCCGAGGCCTCGCACCGCTCGCCCTACGGGCAGGTGTTCAGCCGCTGGGAGAAGAAGGACGGCAAGTTTGCCTGGCGCGTCACCATCCCCGCGAACACCACCGCCGAAGTGCGCGTTCCC
This region of Candidatus Hydrogenedentota bacterium genomic DNA includes:
- a CDS encoding family 78 glycoside hydrolase catalytic domain → MRPMSRLVSVLPALLLCASTQAEFAAPFNLRCEYRVNPLGIDSMQPRLAWNLGSARRGQLQSAYQILAASSPELLAEDKGDLWDSGQVDSGDAIQIAYAGAPLRSYQQCWWKVRAWNQDGKPSPWSEPAHWTMGVLDPADWAGAQWVGMSEGEAPHPLTGELNAAGWIWHPGDHPESSAKPGTAFFRKAFDMPESGGKALCLLAADNQATLFLNGKRVGDWGNFSTAGEFALTEHLRPGGNVLAVSVQNMGEGPNPAGLMAVVHVETAQGGMIAASTDGTWKTSDITQSGWEKPNFDDASWAMAQHLGPNGMEPWKAVRLSEPRILPARMLRREFDLDQPVRRAAVYFSGLGLSELYLNGEKVGDAVLSPGCTEYDKRVFYVSHEVTDRLNAGKNALGVWLGNGRYYAPRLTEPTKTLTYDYPAMLLLLRMEMADGSVRTLVSDPSWKLTADGPIRANNEYDGEVYDARMELPGWAAPGFDDAAWRAAEAAEAPGGVLSAEMMEPIRVTELVTPIALTNPAPGVYIYDMGQNMVGWTRMTVRGPKGATVRQRHAEVLKEDGTLYLDNIRGAKVTNEYTLKGEGVETYEPRFTYHGFRYLEITGHPGEPVLADITGCVVHDDVAPAGAFLCSDKLVNRIAKNIQWGVRGNYRSMPTDCPQRDERQGWLGDRSAECQGETYLYDISALYAKWVCDMEDGQKESGSVSDVCPSYWPLYNDNVTWPSSFIIIPSMLRRQYGDTRAAERHYDGMKKWITHMSGYIVDGIMPRDNYGDWCVPPEEQHLIHSKDPARKTPGDFLATAYFIYDLNLMAGYAGDLGETADADAFKAQAAEMLAAFNKKFLDEKNAKYANGTETSCVLPLAFGLVPEKVRKPLFDRLVTSIMDKGQGHLSTGLVGGQWLMRVLNDNGRPDVAWTLASQSTYPSWGYMVGKNATTIWELWNGDTADPAMNSHNHVMLVGDLNIWLYEHVAGIRPAAPGFKRLLLDPVAPEGLDFAEASHRSPYGQVFSRWEKKDGKFAWRVTIPANTTAEVRVPAKDAAKVTESGVPAAQADGLKFVKMDNGAAVFEAGSGTYQFEVEG